One region of Rhizoctonia solani chromosome 9, complete sequence genomic DNA includes:
- a CDS encoding Retrotransposon-derived protein PEG10 — MATCSQSSACPLSPLNQGELGPTLPATANESRILKPKVFGEILLSQAMSLILGLQNQVLWLKQELKETKEATKEAQDWMGAVDQALIFIKARVVGSDRAPHTPEDQKPQTVKATPRPIPKTNPLPAPSAPLVAWANPTKAPPIFAQPTPIQAPPQGYTPPPPLPIRLCSPQVPQPMASIAAYQPPVKVDHPNAYTGKIGNKACQWLTQMLAWVHLNQQMFPVDQEVLSFLLMNMKDMAGAWAHPHLDQLGSHRALIQIVDNFRTEFLAAFGNPDATQAAKQQITHLTQTGTCAEYITKFRTIAMDLDWNNAALCGQFACGLHWEVSCLIATCEQRPTTLLELQNAALVINNALHEERASHLPKGNKPGLSNTTPNRGAGTSQQATRPGCLSSNPNFVSKEEQNCCRAEGLCIKCSKTGHKFVGCHTGWKATPKEEGIKKEATKVGKESGPKLGKD; from the exons atggcaacctgttcccAGAGCTCTGCTTGTCCCCTatcccctctcaatcaaggagagctgggacccactcttccagCAACTGCCAATGAGTCAAGAATCCTCAAACCCAAGGTCTTTGGGGAAATTCTCCTCAGCCAAGCAATGTCCCTCATCCTGGGATTACAGAACCAAGTCCTCTGGCTCAAGCAGGAACTcaaggaaaccaaggaagcaaccaaggaagcccaagattGGATGGGCGCAgttgatcaagccctcaTTTTCATcaaggctaggg ttgttggctctgacagagccccccacacaccagaagaccagaAACCCCAGACAGTCAAGGCCACACCCAGGCCCATACCAAAAACCAACCCTctaccagcgcctagtgcaccccttgttgcctgggccaaccccaccAAAGCTCCCCCCATCTTTGCACAGCCAACCCCTATCCAGGCTCCCCCGCAAggctatactccccctccacctttgcccaTCAGGCTCTgttccccccaagtccctcaACCAATGGCTTCAATAGCCGCATACCAACCCCCAGTTAAGGTAGATCACCCCAATGCCTATACTGGGAagatagggaacaaagcctgCCAGTGGCTCACACAAATGCTGGCATGGGTACATCTGAATCAACAGATGTTCCCTGTGGATCAGGAGGTgctatccttcctcctgatgaacatgaaggacatggcaggagcctgggctcatcctcaccttgaccaacttgggtcccacagggccctgATTCAAATAGTTGACAATTTCAGGACGGAGtttttggctgcatttggtaACCCAGATGCCACGCAAGCCGCCAAGCAGCAAATCACCcacctcactcagacaggtacctgtgctgagtacattacaaaattcaggaccattgccatggacctggattggAACAATGCTGCCCtttgtgggcaatttgcatgtggcctccactgggaggtcagctgTCTCATTGCTACCTGTGAACAGCGCCCtaccaccctccttgagctgcaaaatgcagcccTAGTCATCAACAATGCCCTCCATGAAGAACGCGCCAGCCACCTGCCAAAGGGTAATAAGCCTGGCTTGTCCAACACTACCCCCAACAGGGGGGCAGgtaccagccaacaggccacaagaccaggttGCCTGTCCAGCAATCctaactttgtctccaaggaggagcaaaactgctgcagggctgaaggcctttGCATTAAATGCAGTAAAACAGGGCACAAGTTTGTGGGATGCCacactggctggaaggccactcctaaggaggaaggcatCAAAAAAGAAGCCACCaaagttggcaaagagtcaggacccaaattgggaaaagactaa
- a CDS encoding Retrotransposable element Tf2 protein, which yields MLNGSSPQAGKIWKKASLTFTYDGKKMTETFLICNTRNHLAILGLKWLDAHNPEIDWNSCTLSFPHMPPEHVAIAKEEEADQNPLEGVPSKYHQYAKVFGEEEFNKLPPHRHYDIGIKLTEEGLLNLPLYSMTNAKSATLKDWLRDKLKAGKINPSKSSISSPVMFVPKKDGSHCLVVDYWCLNNWTKKNVYPLPCLDNLMAQLCGAKVFTKLDLQWGYNNVQVKEGDKWKTAFCTKYGLYKSLVMTFGLINAPATFQHFMNKLFKDLLDACVIIYLDDILIYSQDDKTHTQHVHKVLQRLMANQLFCKASKCTFHITLVEYLGIIVFDKGFSLDKLKIQAVQEWPMPTKVKEVQLFLGFANFLCQFVANYSHMARPLHNLVKKEALWNWDTKEKEAFQGLKNAITNAPVLCHADPTKPYFLEMDASSAALGSILSQWQEDGCLHPLGFLSESFKGAKQNYNTYNKELLAIIQSFEYWRIFLKGTLHPITVFTNHCNLEYWKESWTFNCCHTRWHLLLARYHFQIFYCPGKQSEKPDALSCCSNHANIPPANQTMLPVS from the coding sequence atgctcaatgggtcaagcccccaggctggcaaaatttgGAAAAAGGCATCACTGACCTTCACctatgatggcaaaaagatgaCGGAAACATTCCTCATCTGTAACACCAGAAACCACTTGGCTATCCTAggtttgaaatggttagatgcccacaatccagaaattgattggaactccTGCACCCTATCCTTTCCTCACATGCCACCAGaacatgtagccattgccaaagaggaagaagctgatcaaaatccccttgaaggagtaccctccaaataccatcaatatgccaaagtatttggagaggaagaattcaacaagcttcctccacataggcattatgacattggAATCAAATTGACAGAAGAAGGCCTGCTTAACTTGCCCCtatacagcatgaccaatgccaaaTCTGCCACACTTaaagattggctcagggacaagctcaaaGCTGGTAAAATCAACCCCAGCAAATCTTCtatcagttcccctgtcatgtttgttccaaaaaaggatggctcccacTGCTTAGTTGTAGATTACTGGTGTCTAAATAACTGGACAAAAAAGAATGTATACCCACTCCCTTGCCTGGACAACctaatggcccagctctgtggtgccaaggtttttaccaaactagatctgcaatggggttacaacaatgtccaagttaaggaaggagacaaatggaagactgccttttgcaccaagtatggcctcTACAAGTCACTGGTTATGACATTTGGATTGATAAATGCCCCTGCCACattccaacactttatgaacaagcTGTTCAAGGATCTCTTGGATgcatgcgtcatcatctacctggatgacatcctaatctactccCAGGATGACAAAACCCATACCCAGCACGTTCACAAGGTCCTGCAGCGTCTAATGGcaaaccaactgttctgcaaggcatcaaaatgcaccttccacaTCACATtggtggaatacctgggaatcattgttttTGATAAAGggttcagcctggataagctcaaaatccaggcagttcAGGAATGGCCAATGCCTACAAAGGTTAAAGAggtccaattgttcttgggaTTTGCAAACTTCCTCTGtcaatttgttgccaactatagtcacatggccagacCCCTACACAACTTGGTTAAAAAAGAGGCACTGTGGAACTGGGATACCAAGGAAaaagaagcattccaagggtTAAAGAATGCTATCACTAATGCCCCTGTACTCTGCCATGCAGACCCTACCAAGccctacttcctggaaaTGGATGCATCCAGCGCAGCTTTGGGTTCTATACTTAGTCAATGGCAGGAAGATGGTTGCCTACATCCATTAGGATTtttgtcagaatcattcaagggtgccaaacagaattaCAACACCTACAACAAAGAACTTTTGGCAATCATCCAATcatttgagtactggcgcatcttcctcaAAGGAACCTTACACCCCATTACAGTATTCACCAATCACtgcaacttggaatactggaaggaatcttGGACATTCAACTGCTGTCACACTAGATGG